One window of Thermogemmata fonticola genomic DNA carries:
- a CDS encoding tetratricopeptide repeat protein, producing the protein MTRWEIYEYLLKGLYLGLWVFLALQVPQEEADLWVKIVWTTSWMVIAFVVVFLLASLWQVIRGIRPWRNWLAFPIFVLLESPTFIYTGILMGVVISVYSGNPAAEGWVGPLVERLGSSFEDIRHSFPSSEWLSYCIAGGLLLGYGFYRLRQTEEPRWRLWLGLVLAAALAYVAVAFLQRLEALDSPWSRWYLGIHLMLGIPFFYILSFCGEAEESEVEIMALCATLGASLHLLGFGQQIPGMGGATSFLVPLLIYYVYAVFLLPPLRVFKHVLRGYSYMHIGQLRVALGFFRRALKLDPRSRWALEGMIRLHRRLTPAVIAADAELARVVDYGLCLDRAGALLMHPPTAEQMREAEDFLALVEQKQPRLQARVDYLRTLADLHRKDYEAAAARLARLLDPSAGYDPAVRQEVLFEAWELALRLHPRMAEVGQAALRQPGRRMEAIAAVERRLRREPQNESARQLKRELYAELTESEFIAAVSPEGEVPQDFDYELTAQLGQALLDDPERQRRERGRELLRIAARGLAGRAVGLYVQLADSYEKDGEAENAQRALTMACQVAQQIGPRRLSEEQYRHYLAALQRLAQEAERQQDYARAISYWRRYLEDGGTAALETYRKLAELYGQIGDPLNGLLMVETALTYDKSDADLLRKKDTFYYSLDSKRLEEVREKVAPWFDVDYCVRKATAVLNAQQASVELLDWAAHLAQLAALMRPQSNAVRLVQARVLLRRGQREEGLKLLEDIHYESEKGSGAEEEAWYLATKLLGQLYLEELNKPENALHCYLQYKEYYKSGADTLYQIARCYEALGDWVRAMQHYKAVTGFEGHPLVWEAEAALRRLQEGSR; encoded by the coding sequence ATGACACGATGGGAAATTTATGAATACCTTCTCAAGGGATTGTATCTGGGTTTGTGGGTATTTCTGGCATTGCAAGTGCCACAGGAAGAGGCTGATCTTTGGGTAAAAATTGTCTGGACGACGAGTTGGATGGTGATAGCATTTGTTGTTGTATTTTTACTGGCTTCTCTTTGGCAGGTAATTCGGGGAATACGTCCGTGGAGGAATTGGTTAGCGTTTCCGATATTTGTTTTATTAGAGAGTCCGACGTTTATATATACAGGCATATTGATGGGTGTGGTGATTAGTGTGTATTCGGGGAATCCGGCGGCGGAGGGCTGGGTGGGACCGCTGGTGGAGCGGTTGGGCAGCAGTTTTGAGGACATCCGCCACAGTTTTCCCAGTTCCGAGTGGTTGAGTTATTGTATTGCTGGGGGATTGCTGTTAGGTTATGGGTTTTATCGGCTGCGGCAGACGGAGGAGCCGCGCTGGCGGCTGTGGCTGGGGCTGGTCCTGGCGGCGGCGTTGGCCTATGTGGCGGTGGCCTTCCTCCAGCGGTTGGAGGCGTTGGATTCCCCCTGGAGCCGGTGGTATCTTGGTATTCATCTCATGTTAGGAATACCCTTTTTCTACATATTGTCATTTTGTGGAGAAGCGGAGGAGTCAGAAGTGGAGATTATGGCATTATGTGCTACATTGGGAGCATCATTACATCTCTTGGGATTTGGGCAACAGATACCCGGTATGGGAGGTGCAACTTCGTTTTTGGTTCCTTTGTTGATTTACTATGTTTATGCGGTTTTTTTGCTTCCGCCGTTGCGTGTATTCAAGCATGTGTTGCGTGGTTATAGTTATATGCATATTGGGCAGTTGCGGGTAGCGTTGGGTTTTTTCCGGCGGGCGTTGAAGTTGGATCCGCGCAGTCGGTGGGCGCTGGAGGGGATGATTCGTTTGCATCGGCGGTTGACGCCGGCGGTGATTGCAGCGGATGCGGAGCTGGCGCGGGTGGTGGATTATGGTTTGTGTTTGGATCGGGCGGGTGCCCTTTTGATGCACCCGCCGACGGCGGAGCAGATGCGGGAGGCGGAGGATTTTCTGGCGTTGGTGGAGCAGAAGCAGCCGCGGTTGCAGGCGCGGGTGGATTATTTGCGGACGCTGGCGGATTTGCACCGGAAGGATTACGAGGCGGCGGCGGCGCGGCTGGCGCGGCTGCTGGACCCGTCGGCGGGATATGATCCGGCGGTGCGGCAGGAGGTGTTGTTTGAGGCGTGGGAGCTGGCATTGCGGCTGCATCCGCGGATGGCGGAGGTGGGCCAGGCGGCGCTGCGGCAGCCGGGGCGGCGGATGGAGGCGATCGCAGCGGTGGAGCGGCGCTTGCGGCGTGAACCGCAGAATGAGTCGGCCCGGCAGCTCAAGCGCGAGTTGTACGCGGAGTTGACGGAGAGCGAATTCATCGCGGCGGTGTCGCCCGAGGGCGAGGTGCCCCAGGATTTTGACTATGAATTGACAGCACAGCTTGGGCAGGCGCTGTTGGACGATCCTGAACGGCAGCGGCGGGAGCGGGGGCGGGAATTGCTCCGCATTGCCGCGCGGGGTCTGGCGGGGCGGGCGGTGGGGCTGTATGTCCAATTGGCCGATTCTTACGAGAAGGACGGGGAAGCGGAGAATGCCCAGCGGGCGCTGACGATGGCCTGTCAAGTTGCGCAGCAGATTGGCCCGCGGCGGCTGAGCGAAGAGCAGTACCGGCATTATTTGGCGGCCTTGCAACGGCTGGCCCAGGAGGCGGAGCGGCAGCAGGATTATGCCCGCGCCATCAGTTATTGGCGGCGGTATTTGGAAGACGGAGGGACGGCGGCGCTGGAGACGTATCGCAAGCTGGCCGAGTTGTACGGACAGATCGGCGATCCACTCAATGGATTACTCATGGTAGAAACAGCGTTAACTTATGATAAGAGCGACGCGGATTTGTTGCGGAAGAAGGATACATTCTACTATTCACTTGATTCTAAGCGTCTCGAAGAGGTGCGCGAGAAGGTGGCGCCATGGTTCGATGTCGATTACTGCGTGCGCAAGGCGACGGCGGTGCTCAATGCTCAGCAAGCGAGCGTGGAGCTTTTGGACTGGGCGGCGCATTTGGCGCAGTTGGCGGCGTTGATGCGTCCGCAGAGTAATGCGGTGCGGCTGGTGCAGGCGCGGGTGTTGTTGCGGCGGGGGCAGCGGGAGGAGGGCCTGAAACTTCTCGAAGACATCCACTACGAGAGCGAGAAAGGGAGCGGAGCGGAGGAGGAGGCGTGGTATTTGGCGACGAAGCTTTTGGGGCAGCTTTATCTGGAGGAGCTGAACAAGCCGGAGAATGCGTTGCACTGTTACCTTCAGTACAAGGAGTATTACAAGAGCGGGGCGGACACGCTGTATCAGATTGCGCGCTGTTATGAGGCGCTGGGGGACTGGGTGCGGGCGATGCAGCATTACAAGGCGGTGACGGGTTTTGAGGGGCACCCGCTGGTGTGGGAAGCGGAGGCGGCCTTGCGGCGTTTGCAGGAGGGGAGCCGCTAG